Part of the Cloacibacterium caeni genome is shown below.
TTCGGCGGAAGCAAAACGAAAGGAATTGAACTTTTTAAGAAAGCTTTAGAACAATTCAAAACTTACAAAATAAAATCTTCTCTTGACCCAAATTGGGGACAAGGTGAAGCGAATTATTTTATAGCTCAAACGAAATAGTTTTTAAAAAACTTCTATAAAACCACGAAAATTTCGTGGTTTTTTATTTTCTATAGTTTTCTTTAACTAAAAAACTCAACATCCTTTTTACAATTCAGTATACAAAAATGACGGTTCAGTCAAATAAAATTTGAAAGCGCCTCTTATAAAACTACCTTTACATCAAGAAATTTAACCCCATCACAAAATATTAATTTTTAAAATTCAAACACTATGGAAACGTACAAAACAACACAAGAACAGAAACTAGAAAACGCTAGAAAGCACGTGAAAAGAATCAAGGGTTTTTACACGCATGCTTTGGTTTTCGTATTGGTAAACGTATTTATTATTTTCTCTAATGCGATTGTAGACGGAAAAGGTTTTAATGATATTGATAATTATTACACGGCTTTTTTCTGGGGTTTCGGCTTATTGGCTCATGGTTTATCGGTTTTTGGTGGTGAGCTGTTTTTAGGCAGAAACTGGGAAGAAAGAAAAATCCAAGAAATTTTAAACGAAAAATAATTTTAAAATATTATTTTTAGAAAATGAAACTCGAGGTAATCAAAAAAGCGGCTCTTAACCTACTCTACATCAATATTATTGTAAGTCTTTTTATCTTCTTAATTGATCCAGGAGAAAAAACATTCGAAAGATACTCTTTTACTTTCCTAATTTCTGGAATGTACACGTTTTTCATAGGTTTAGGAAACGGTTTTTTAAACGATTATCTAGATTCTAAATTCTCGTGGACAGATGAAACGCGCAAAAGAACCATCGCTGCGATTGTAGGAACTTTGGTGATGAATATCGCACTGGTATATTTCTGTAATTACTTGAATTTCATAGTTATACAAGGCAAAAATCCAGAAAAATTTTTCAGTGGAGAGATGAACTTCATCAATTGGTTTTTCATCAATTTTGCGATTATGATATCGGCAATTGGTCACGCTCGAGGTTTTATGGCGGCTTGGAAAAACTCTACCAAAAAAGAAGTAGTAGAACAAAAACTCATCGCCAAATCTGCCAATGCACAATTCGAAAGCTTAAAAAATCAATTAGACCCGCATTTTTTATTCAATTCTCTGAATGTTTTAGACTCTTTAATTGAGGAAAATCCTGTTCAAGCGCAACGTTTTACCAATTCTATGTCGAAAATTTATCGCTATGTTTTGGAACAAAAAGACAAGGAACTGGTTTCGGTGGAAGAAGAAATAGACTTTGCCAAAACCTATTGCGAACTGCTGAAAACCAGATTTGAAGATGCTGTAACCTTTGATTTCAACATTTCAGAGGAAGACAAAAAAGGTTTTGTAGTGCCACTTTCTCTGCAACTTTTGCTCGAAAATTCGATTAAACACAATTTTGCCACTTCATCTAAACCATTGAATATCAAAATATTTACAGAAAAAGGAAACCTCATCATCGAAAATAATCTGCAAACCAGAGAATTGCCCAATAAATCTACAGGCGTAGGTTTAGCAAACATTGTTTCGAGATATAATTTATTAACCGAAAGGAATGTCTTCGTAGAAAAATCTGAAGCTTTCTTCCGTGTGAAACTCCCTATTTTAAAAGAAAAATTGAACCCTATGAATCCATATACTCCATCACAAGAACAATTGGCTTACGAAAAAGCCGCAAAACGCGTAGAAGAACTCAAAGGTTTCTACGGAAACTTAATTTCTTACTGCATTTTTATACCATTTTTAATTTTTATCAACTTCCAAACTTCGCCTAAATATCATTGGTTTTGGTGGCCAATGTTAGGTTGGGGAATCGGTGTAATTTCTCACGGAATTAAGACTTTCGGTATCGGAACAGATTGGGAAGAACGCCAAATCAAAAAATACATGGAAAAAGAAGAAGAAAACGCTAGAAAATGGAAATAACTATGGGAAATCAAGATAAATTCAACGAAATTGCTTACAAAAAGGCACAAAAAAGAGTAAAAGACATCAGAACGTATTATTACATGGTTTTGGGATATTTAGCAGTGGGTTATTTCATTGTTAGCCGAAATTATGACGGGAATCTTCTTAATATTTCTAGAAATTACAGCGTTTGGATTGTAATCTTGTGGGGAATTTTTCTTTTGGGTTACGGAATTTATTTATTCACGCCTTATTTCAGAAATTGGGAAGAAAGAAAAACCAAAGAATTAATGGAGAAATACAAACAAAAAAATTAAAAAATGGAACCTATAAACGATAAAAATATTCAATACGAAAGAGCCAGAAAAAGGGTTAAAGAAATCAAAGGTTTCTATATTCACGCTTTGGTTTATGTTTTGGTCAACTTGTTTTTAATTCTGTCTACATCCATAAAATATGATTCTTTTGAAACGTTTTTCCAGCAGAATCAATTCTGGGGAATTGGACTTTGGGGAATTGGACTTTTTGCGCATGGTTTATCCGTTTTCTTGCCTAATTTTATCCTCGGAAAAAACTGGGAAGAAAAGAAAATTCGTGAATTGATGGAAAGAAATAGAAATTTGAAAATATGAAAAATGAGCTAATTTGGAGATGAAATTATTCTTAAAAATAGATTCTTCATTCCGTTTCACTTCACTCAGAATGACATTAGAAACCCTAAACTTTTACCTTGAACTTTGAATTGAAAATATGAAAGTAGTAATTATAGAAGACGAAAAACCAGCCGCTAGAAAACTCGAAAGATTAATAAGCAATTTTACTGATTTACAATTGGTTGCAACGCTCCATTCTGTGGAAGACGCTGTAGATTGGTTCAGTAAAAATGAACATCCTAAACTGATATTTTCAGATATTGTTTTGGGCGATGGTTTGTCTTTTGATATTTTTGAAAAAGTTCCTACCAAAAGTTTCATTATTTACACCACCGCTTTTGATCAATACACGTTGAAAGCCTTCAAACTCAATTCCATAGATTATCTTCTCAAGCCAATTTCAGAAGAAGATTTAGCCAAAGCAATTGAAAAATTCAAAAGTTTTTTGCCTTCAGAAGAAACGCACAATGCTTTGGAAATGAAATCATTAATCAAAGAAGATCAACCGAAATTGTCTAGAATTTTGGTTAAAATTGGATATAATTTGAAGGTCATCAAAACTGAAGAAATTTGCTGTTTTTATTCTGAAAACAAAATTGTTTACGCACAGACTTTAGAACGCAGTTTCCCAACAGATTTTACCTTAGATGAATTGGAAGAAGTTTTGGATGAAAAAACGTTTTTCCGTGTGAATAGACAGTTTATCATCAGTTCAGATTGTATCAAAAACATTCATACTTCACCGAATTACAAAGTAGAATTGCAAGCGCAACCTGCCGAGGAAATTACGGTAAGTAGAGAACGTGTGAAAGATTTTAAAGATTGGCTGGTGAAATAATGTTAATCATTTCAGTTTTGTCTTTCCGTAGGAATCTAAACATGAATATTAAATAGTTTAGTAGAGATTCCTACGGAATGACAAAGTTTATGTATTTAATTTAAGAAATCACTCCGCTTCCTAATAATTCTTCGCCTACATACCAAGCTGCGAACTGTCCTTCTGCAATAGCAGATTGTGGATTTTCGAATTCTATGAAAAATCCTTCTTCAAACTGATAAAGCGTGGCTTTTTCTAGCGGTTGACGGTATCTAATTCTCGCCAAAACTTCCATAGATTCTCCGTTTTTAAGGCGTAAATCTTCACGAACCCAATGCAATTCTGAATTGTCAATTTTCAAAGCTTTTCTAAATAATCCTGGGAAATTTCTTCCTTCACCTACATACACTAAATTATTTTCCATATCTCTGGAAATGAGGAAACAAGATTCTTTATGACCGCCAATTCCGAGACCTTTACTTTGACCAATCGTGTAGAATTGTGCACCTTGATGTTTGCCAATTACTTTTCCGTCTGATTTTTTGTAATGGATTTTTGCAGACAAATATTCTAACTCTTCCAGTTTTGAAGAAAATTCAGGTTTTTCTTTATGATATTCAGCAAAATCACTGAAAATTTCTACAATTTCACCTTCTTTGGCTTTTAATTGTTGCTGAAGAAAAGTCGGCAAACTTACTTTCCCGATGAAACAAAGACCTTGAGAATCTTTTTTATCAGCAGTTGCCAGTTCCATTTCTCTGGCAATTTCTCTTACTTCTGGTTTGGTGAGTTCACCAATTGGGAAAAGTGCTTTAGAAAGCTGTTTTTGACTCAATTGACACAAGAAATAACTTTGATCTTTGTTGTTATCTTTCCCTGCCAAAAGTTGATATACTTCTTCCCCATTTTCATTGGTAAAAGAATCTAATCTTGCGTAATGTCCTGTTGCAACTTTATCTGCACCTAGTGAAAGTGCGGTTTCTAGAAAAACATCGAATTTTACTTCTCGGTTGCACAAAACATCAGGATTGGGAGTTCTACCCTTTTCGTATTCGGCAAACATATAATCTACAATGCGTTCTTTGTAGAGTTCGCTCATATCAATCACTTGGAACGGAATTCCCAGTTTTTTAGCCACTAAAAGCGCATCATTACTGTCTTCAATCCAAGGACATTCATCTTCTAAAGTTACCGAAGCATCGTTCCAATTTCTCATAAAAAGTCCGATGACTTCGTGACCTTGTTTCTGCAACAAATATGCTGCAACGCTGGAGTCTACACCTCCTGATAAACCGACTACTATTTTCATAATTGAGTTACGCTTTCGTTAAGGGAAAGTTTTACGACTGCAAAATTACAAATTAAAAACTCATTTGAAATTTTTCTGCTAAATTTGAATCATAGAAAATTTCTAAAAATGAAAAAATTATCTCTATTCTTTCTGATGCTGATATCTTTTTCGGCATTTTCACAGGTGGAAACTCCTACGCAAAACTCTAAATGGACTTTTGGTGGTTATGCTGGTTTAACTGGCGGTTTTGGCAGTAATAGCGGCATTGCAGTACATATTGCACCAAGAGTAGGCTATAAAATTTCTGAAAATTTAGAAACAGGTTTGATGGGAAGCCTCAATTGGCAAAACTCGTCTTATTCTTACTCCACTTTGTTTGGAATTGGGCCGTTTGTGAATTATTATTTGGGCAGAAATTTCTATTTAGGTTCTCAGTTTCAGGAATATTTTATCAATCAAAAAATAAAATCTTCAGAAGAAAAATACAGTTCAAACGAAGCTGCACTTTATATTGGTGGCGGTTATATGCAAAGAATGGGTAACAATTCTTATTTGCAGATTGGCGGAATGTATAACGTACTTTGGAAACAAAACAACAGTATTTTCAGCAGTGGTTTTGTGCCTAATATTGGGGTGGTTTTTGGGTTGTAAAAATGAAAAGCTATTTATTATTTGGAATTTTAAATTCCATTTTTGGAATATTTATTGGAATAATTGTTTATTTACTATCTATTGGAGATGGATACGAAATATTTATAGTCACTCTGCCAATTTCTAATTTTATCATATCTTTCTTTTTATGGAAAATAATAGTTAGAAAAGACAATTTTAATATTTTTAAAATCATTATTGTCACTTTACTATCAGGTACTTTAAATCATTATTTTTGCTTTATTATTGATAGTATAATTGCAACATTAGGATTTTATATTAATGGTAGCTTTGTAGATTCTTTAGGTGGAAGACCCGCAAATCCTTTTGAAATGTTGACAGGTGGACTATACTTATCTTTTTTTAGTCTTCTTTTATTTGGCTGGTTAACTTTGTTAATGTCTATAATATCTGCAATATTTACATATCTTTTTTCTAAATTTTCTTCAAAAATTAAATCATAAAAAACCTCCGAAAATTCGGAGGTTTCTTTTTATGCTTTTTGTTTAGATTTCTTTTGGGTTTCTCCTTCCAAAGCATCTTTGGCTTCGTTTAGTTTTAGAACTACGGTTTCACCTTCAGAGAATTGTTTGTTTACGAGCATTTCTGCCAATAAATCTTCAATATATTTTTGGATGGCACGTTTTAGAGGTCTTGCTCCAAAATCTTTGTCCCAACCTTTCTCTGCAATGAAATCTCTAGCTTCGTCTGTTAATTCTACTTTGTAGTTTAGTTTTTCTAGACGTTTGTAGAGTTTATTTAATTCAAGGTCAATAATTTTCTTAATGTCTTCTTTTTCAAGAGAATTGAAGATGATAATATCGTCTATTCTGTTTAAGAATTCTGGTGCAAAAGCTTTTTTCAGAGCGTTTTCTATGGTTGCTCTCGCTCTAGCATCAGAAGAAGTTTTCTTCGCAGAAGTTCCGAATCCTACTCCATCACCGAAATCTTTTAAATCTCTGGTTCCGATGTTAGAAGTTAAGATGATAATCGTATTTCTGAAATCCACTTTTCTGCCTAAAGAATCGGTAACGTGACCTTCATCTAAAATTTGCAATAAAATATTGAAAACATCTGGGTGTGCTTTTTCTATTTCGTCTAATAAAACTACGGCATAAGGTTTTCTACGAACCGCTTCGGTTAATTGTCCGCCTTCTTCGTAACCAACATAACCTGGAGGCGCACCAACTAGTCTAGAAACCGCAAATTTCTCCATATACTCGCTCATATCAATTCTAATTAAAGCATCATCAGAATCAAATAATTCACGAGCCATTACTTTTGCCAATTCGGTTTTACCAACACCTGTTGTCCCAAGGAAAATAAACGTACCAATCGGTCTGTTTGGATCTTTCAGTCCTGCTCTATTTCTTTGGATGGCTTTCACCACTTTTTTCACAGCATCTTCTTGGCCAATGACTTTTCCGTTGAGTAAATTATCCATATTGGCTAATTTATCCATCTCGTTTTTGCCCACTTTTGTTACAGGAACTCCAGACATCATAGAAACTACCTCAGCTACATTTTCTTCGGTTACCACTTCTTTTTTCTCCTTAACTTCTTTGTCCCATTTGTCTTGAGCCACAGCCAATTCTAGTTGCAAACGCTCTTCTTCATCTTTTAATTTTCTCGCTTCTAAATAATCTTGAGCTTTTACGGCTTTTTGTTTCAGTTCCTTGATTTCTTCAATTTGCTTTTCATGCTCAATGATATCAGTAGGAACTTTCATATTTTTGATATACACTCTAGAACCTGCTTCGTCCATCGCGTCAATCGCTTTGTCTGGAAGGAATCTATCGGTAATATATCTCGAAGTAAGGTTTACACACGCTGCAATTGCTTCGTCTGTATACGTTACATTATGGTGATCTTCGTATTTGTCTTTAATTTGATTCAAAATCAAAATGGTTTCTTCCACAGAAGTTGGTTCTACCATTACTTTTTGGAAACGTCTTTCTAAAGCACCATCTTTTTCGATGTACTGACGGTACTCGTCTAAAGTAGTCGCACCGATGCATTGAATTTCGCCTCTTGCTAAAGCAGGTTTAAACATATTAGAAGCATCAAGACTTCCTGTAGAACTTCCTGCTCCCACAATCGTATGCAATTCATCTATGAAAAGGATTACATCTCTGTTTTTCTCCAGCTCGGTCATAATCGCTTTCATTCTCTCTTCGAACTGACCTCTGTACTTAGTTCCAGCAACTAGACTTGCTAAATCCAACGTAATTACTCTTTTCCCGAAAAGAACTCTAGACACTTTTTTCTGCATGATTCTGAGTGCTAAACCTTCTGCAATGGCAGATTTACCAACTCCTGGTTCACCAATCAAAAGCGGATTGTTTTTCTTACGTCTTGACAGAATCTGAGAAACCCTTTCAATCTCTTTTTCTCTACCAATTACAGGGTCTAATTTTCCTTCAGAAGCTAGCGCAGTAAGGTCTCTACCAAAATTATCTAAAGTTGGCGTTTTGCTCTTTCCTGTTCCTAGATTTCCAGTAGGTTTTTTCATTTGACCGTATTCTTCACGCTCTTCATCATCATCATACGCAGAACTCTTTGGCAACTGACCAGAGTTTTTAAGCATAGATTGATATTCTTTAGCTACGCTATCATAATCAATTTCATAAGCACTTAAAATATTGGTCGTAGGATCTTCCATTTTATAGAGAATTCCTAACAAAAGATGAACGGTATTAATTTCTGAAGCTCTATATTGTCTGCATTCTAAATCTGCTCTTTTTACTGCATAATCTGCTAATTTGGTGAAAGAAATATTTTCCTTTTCTTCTGAAAAAGGATTGGTATTTACATTCATGTTTTCAATCTTTCTACGAATCTGAGTAAGATCTGCCTGAAGATTTTCTAAAATTTCTTTAGCAGAATTATCCGTCTGAATAATTCCCAGCAAGAAATGTTCAGTAGATAAAAATTCGCTATGCAAACGTTTTGCTTCGCTTTTACTGTGTTTGAAGACTTTGGTTAAGCCTTCTGAAAATTTATTTTCCATGATAATTTCTCTCAATAAAATTCTAATGAAGTCAATATGAATTGATTTCGTAAATCAAAGTTACAAATACTTTACCAAACTCATATTATGACTTTATGACATTATTTTACAAAATTAATAGCAGGAAATTAGTAATTTTGTCGTCTTAAATTTTTTTGAAATGGACGCGAATTGGGCAAATTATGTAGGTTATGCTGCATCATTCTTTGTAGTACTGAGCTTTATGGTGAAAAACATTAAACAAATCAGAGTGATTAATCTTATCGGTTGTATCGCTTTTGTAATTTATGGTATTTTCAGCGGAATGTTGTGGCCCATCATTATTCCTAACGCAATACTTTGCGTTATACAACTTTATCATTTAATAAAACACGATTAAAAGTTTTACATAATGAAAATTTTGGTAAGCGTTTTCAATAATTTATACACCGATCAGCGTGTGGAAAAATTCTGCAAAACCTTGCACGAAAATGCTTACCAAATAGAAGTAATAGGCAATAATTGGGGCGGAACTCCCGAAATGAAAAGGCCTTATCCATTTTCAAGAATTTCTTTACAGTCCAAAAAATTACGTTTCGCTTATTTAGAATTTCAGTGGAAATTATTCCTAGCATTGCTGAAAAAAGCCGACCGAAATACAATTCTTCACGCCAACGATTTAGATGCGCTTTTACCCAATTATTTGGTTTCAAAAATCAAAGGAATTCCTTTAGTTTGGGACAGTCACGAGATTTTCACCGAAATGCCAACCGTTACCAACCGTTGGGTTCAGCATGTTTGGAGACTTCTGGAAAATGCATTGATTAGAAAAATCAAATATTTTATCACGGCAAATGATTCTTATGCCAATTGGTTTGAGAGCACTTACAAGATTAAGAGACCTATTGTCATTAGAAATTTTCCTCAAAAATTAGAATCACCGAAAAATTTCGTTGAAAATAATCCGAAAGTCATCCTTTACCAAGGAACCATCAATTATTCCAGAGGAATTGATAAGATGATTGAAGCCATGCAATTTATAGAAAATGCAGAGTTTCACATTGCAGGAAGAGGTCCTTTTTTAAAAGAATATCAACAACTTACGAGAAATTTACAGCTAGAAAATAAAGTAAAATTCTTAGGAAATCTTCATCCAGATGCTTTAAGAAAAATCACCGAAAAAGCAGATGTAGGTTTAAGCATTGAAGAAAATAAAGGCTTAAGTTATTATTACTCACTTCCGAATAAAATCTCAGATTACATACAAGCCAGAGTTCCTGTAGTGGTTTCTAAATTTCCCGAAATGCAGAAAATTGTAGAAAATTATCACGTAGGCGAATTCATCACTTCACACGAACCAAAACATTTGGCAGAAAAAGTAAAAACGGTTTTAAATAAGGGGAGAAGTTCTTATCTTCCTCAACTGGAAATTGCTTCACAAGAACTTTGCTGGGAAAATGAAGCCCCGAAAATTCTGGAACTTTATGAAAGAGTAGCATCAGCACAAGCAATTCAAATTTACAAAAAGTAGTTTATCATAATATTAAAATAGCATTTAA
Proteins encoded:
- a CDS encoding 2TM domain-containing protein, which gives rise to MEPINDKNIQYERARKRVKEIKGFYIHALVYVLVNLFLILSTSIKYDSFETFFQQNQFWGIGLWGIGLFAHGLSVFLPNFILGKNWEEKKIRELMERNRNLKI
- a CDS encoding 2TM domain-containing protein, producing MEITMGNQDKFNEIAYKKAQKRVKDIRTYYYMVLGYLAVGYFIVSRNYDGNLLNISRNYSVWIVILWGIFLLGYGIYLFTPYFRNWEERKTKELMEKYKQKN
- a CDS encoding 2TM domain-containing protein, with product METYKTTQEQKLENARKHVKRIKGFYTHALVFVLVNVFIIFSNAIVDGKGFNDIDNYYTAFFWGFGLLAHGLSVFGGELFLGRNWEERKIQEILNEK
- the mnmA gene encoding tRNA 2-thiouridine(34) synthase MnmA produces the protein MKIVVGLSGGVDSSVAAYLLQKQGHEVIGLFMRNWNDASVTLEDECPWIEDSNDALLVAKKLGIPFQVIDMSELYKERIVDYMFAEYEKGRTPNPDVLCNREVKFDVFLETALSLGADKVATGHYARLDSFTNENGEEVYQLLAGKDNNKDQSYFLCQLSQKQLSKALFPIGELTKPEVREIAREMELATADKKDSQGLCFIGKVSLPTFLQQQLKAKEGEIVEIFSDFAEYHKEKPEFSSKLEELEYLSAKIHYKKSDGKVIGKHQGAQFYTIGQSKGLGIGGHKESCFLISRDMENNLVYVGEGRNFPGLFRKALKIDNSELHWVREDLRLKNGESMEVLARIRYRQPLEKATLYQFEEGFFIEFENPQSAIAEGQFAAWYVGEELLGSGVIS
- a CDS encoding glycosyltransferase; translation: MKILVSVFNNLYTDQRVEKFCKTLHENAYQIEVIGNNWGGTPEMKRPYPFSRISLQSKKLRFAYLEFQWKLFLALLKKADRNTILHANDLDALLPNYLVSKIKGIPLVWDSHEIFTEMPTVTNRWVQHVWRLLENALIRKIKYFITANDSYANWFESTYKIKRPIVIRNFPQKLESPKNFVENNPKVILYQGTINYSRGIDKMIEAMQFIENAEFHIAGRGPFLKEYQQLTRNLQLENKVKFLGNLHPDALRKITEKADVGLSIEENKGLSYYYSLPNKISDYIQARVPVVVSKFPEMQKIVENYHVGEFITSHEPKHLAEKVKTVLNKGRSSYLPQLEIASQELCWENEAPKILELYERVASAQAIQIYKK
- a CDS encoding ATP-dependent Clp protease ATP-binding subunit, encoding MENKFSEGLTKVFKHSKSEAKRLHSEFLSTEHFLLGIIQTDNSAKEILENLQADLTQIRRKIENMNVNTNPFSEEKENISFTKLADYAVKRADLECRQYRASEINTVHLLLGILYKMEDPTTNILSAYEIDYDSVAKEYQSMLKNSGQLPKSSAYDDDEEREEYGQMKKPTGNLGTGKSKTPTLDNFGRDLTALASEGKLDPVIGREKEIERVSQILSRRKKNNPLLIGEPGVGKSAIAEGLALRIMQKKVSRVLFGKRVITLDLASLVAGTKYRGQFEERMKAIMTELEKNRDVILFIDELHTIVGAGSSTGSLDASNMFKPALARGEIQCIGATTLDEYRQYIEKDGALERRFQKVMVEPTSVEETILILNQIKDKYEDHHNVTYTDEAIAACVNLTSRYITDRFLPDKAIDAMDEAGSRVYIKNMKVPTDIIEHEKQIEEIKELKQKAVKAQDYLEARKLKDEEERLQLELAVAQDKWDKEVKEKKEVVTEENVAEVVSMMSGVPVTKVGKNEMDKLANMDNLLNGKVIGQEDAVKKVVKAIQRNRAGLKDPNRPIGTFIFLGTTGVGKTELAKVMARELFDSDDALIRIDMSEYMEKFAVSRLVGAPPGYVGYEEGGQLTEAVRRKPYAVVLLDEIEKAHPDVFNILLQILDEGHVTDSLGRKVDFRNTIIILTSNIGTRDLKDFGDGVGFGTSAKKTSSDARARATIENALKKAFAPEFLNRIDDIIIFNSLEKEDIKKIIDLELNKLYKRLEKLNYKVELTDEARDFIAEKGWDKDFGARPLKRAIQKYIEDLLAEMLVNKQFSEGETVVLKLNEAKDALEGETQKKSKQKA
- a CDS encoding 2TM domain-containing protein, which translates into the protein MKLEVIKKAALNLLYINIIVSLFIFLIDPGEKTFERYSFTFLISGMYTFFIGLGNGFLNDYLDSKFSWTDETRKRTIAAIVGTLVMNIALVYFCNYLNFIVIQGKNPEKFFSGEMNFINWFFINFAIMISAIGHARGFMAAWKNSTKKEVVEQKLIAKSANAQFESLKNQLDPHFLFNSLNVLDSLIEENPVQAQRFTNSMSKIYRYVLEQKDKELVSVEEEIDFAKTYCELLKTRFEDAVTFDFNISEEDKKGFVVPLSLQLLLENSIKHNFATSSKPLNIKIFTEKGNLIIENNLQTRELPNKSTGVGLANIVSRYNLLTERNVFVEKSEAFFRVKLPILKEKLNPMNPYTPSQEQLAYEKAAKRVEELKGFYGNLISYCIFIPFLIFINFQTSPKYHWFWWPMLGWGIGVISHGIKTFGIGTDWEERQIKKYMEKEEENARKWK
- a CDS encoding uroporphyrinogen decarboxylase; this encodes MDANWANYVGYAASFFVVLSFMVKNIKQIRVINLIGCIAFVIYGIFSGMLWPIIIPNAILCVIQLYHLIKHD
- a CDS encoding LytR/AlgR family response regulator transcription factor, with the protein product MKVVIIEDEKPAARKLERLISNFTDLQLVATLHSVEDAVDWFSKNEHPKLIFSDIVLGDGLSFDIFEKVPTKSFIIYTTAFDQYTLKAFKLNSIDYLLKPISEEDLAKAIEKFKSFLPSEETHNALEMKSLIKEDQPKLSRILVKIGYNLKVIKTEEICCFYSENKIVYAQTLERSFPTDFTLDELEEVLDEKTFFRVNRQFIISSDCIKNIHTSPNYKVELQAQPAEEITVSRERVKDFKDWLVK